CGTCGTTGTTCGCGCAGGCGACGATCAGCACTGCGCTTCGACGGCCCCGGCGGCCAAAGGCCGAAGGGCCTGTGGGGAAGCTGGAGACGGCACTGGGACTGGATGCTCCGTGCTGAGCGACGCGGGCCTTGTCGGAGACCGATTACAGGCCCTGGGCACGTTGTGCATGTGGGCCGCCATCCTGCTGCGGGCTGCCCCACGCCGTCGTACCGCAGCGCCGGCGGCCCCTCTGGCTGATCATCCTGGCGGCGGCGATGGCCAACTCCCCGGACCTCGAACAGACGGGGCGCCTCATCGACGGGTGGGGCTGGGAGGGCCACCGTGTGGACCTGGTGCGCAATGTGTGCGGGGTCGTCTCGGCGGTCATCCTCCTGGAGTTCGCCGGTTCCGTCACCGGCAACAGGTCGCTGGGGCGTTGGCTGCGCGCTGTGGCGGGCGCCGTCGTGCCGGCCGTGGTCGCCCTCGACGTCGCGAGCCTGCCGCACGGTGCGCACAGCGTGGGAGAGGACGGTCCGCCCACGCCCTCCACGGCGTACTGGCTGCTCATCGTCGTCACCCACCTGACCGCCAACCGGGTGTGCGCGGTTGTCTGCCTGAGACATCTGGGCGACACCGGCAGCCGCCGGCTCCGCGCGGCGCTGTTCCTCTTCTCCTCCGGAGCCGCGTTCGCCAGTCTGTTCTGGCTGGGTGTCCTCTCCCAGCCCGTGGCCGGTCCTGCCTGGCCGCTCTCGCTCAAGCCGTTCTTCCTTGCCCTGCACGGGCTGCTCACCTCCACGGCCCTCACGATTCCCACGGTGGCGGCGATCGGCCGGGCCGTGAGGCCTGTCGCCGAAGGCGAAACGCCAACTCCTGCTCCACCGCCAGGTCGTGGAGATCCACGACGCGATGCTCGTCCTGCACGACTACGCCACCCCCGAACTACAGGCCAGGGCAGGGGACTTGTCCGAGTCGACGGGGCACGGCACGGACCGGACCGCTGCCGCGCCGGCATACGTGCTCAAAGGGGCGCGGGAAGCGAAGCTGGCGGGCGATCCGCCCCAGCGCCGTGCCGTCGCCGTCGC
The nucleotide sequence above comes from Streptomyces sp. NL15-2K. Encoded proteins:
- a CDS encoding DUF6545 domain-containing protein; its protein translation is MLHRQVVEIHDAMLVLHDYATPELQARAGDLSESTGHGTDRTAAAPAYVLKGAREAKLAGDPPQRRAVAVAGPGCEDLAEEAGFLVRVAEVYATAPPPVLSARPHAGRTARTARTARREGRKQRKHTEHT